The genomic stretch AGGGTGGATCAGGTAATGCCTCTCCTACCCGAACTCGTACAAAGAGAAGGGGTAGTAATTACGCCTATCCAGCCGAGTATGCTGATGTATGTCAACCTGTACTCCACGAGCGAAAACATGGATGAAAAATTCCTATACAATTATGCTAACGTGAATATGATCCCTGAAATCAACAGAATCAAAGGAGTGGCGAGATCACAAATATTAGGTAGTCGTACCTACGCTATGCGTGTCTGGCTAAATCCTGACCGTATGCGTGCCTACAACATATCTGTAGAAGAAGTCATGGAAGCAATGCAAGAGCAGAGTATAGTAGGTCGCCCGGGTAGAATAGGACAAAGTTCGGGTATTGAAGCTCAGTCTCTAGAATATGTATTGACCTACAAAGGTTGGTTTAGCAAACCTGAAGAATATGACAACATCATTATCCGGGCAAATGCAGAAGGTGAGAGCATCAAACTGAAAGACATTGCCAAAACCGAATTGGGAAGTGAATTCTTTGATATTTATTCCAATCTGGATGGTCACCCATCTGCCGCAATTGTCTTAAAGCAAAACTATGGCAGCAATGCCAGTGACGTAATCGAAGAGGTAAAAGCAGAGCTGGAAATAATGAAAGCTTCTTTTCCTCCCGGAATGGATTACAAAATCAGTTATGATGTATCCCGATTCTTGGATGCATCTACCGAGCAGGTAATCCATACGCTACGGGATGCCTTTATTCTCGTTGCTTTGGTTGTGTTCATCTTCTTGGGGGATTGGCGATCTACGTTGATCCCTATTATAGCTGTCCCGGTATCCCTGATAGGAGCATTTTTTGTCCTTCAGATGTTCGGACTCTCGATCAATATCATTACGCTCTTTGCCTTGGTACTTGCCATCGGTATTGTGGTGGATGATGCGATTGTGGTGGTGGAAGCTGTACATGCCAAAATGGAGGAGTTCCCCCATCTGACTCCCTATCAGGCTGTAAAACGGGTGCTTGGTGAAATCAGCGGAGCGATCATCGCCATCACTGCGGTAATGGTTTCCGTATTCTTGCCCATCTCATTTATGAGTGGCCCTGTGGGCACATTCTATCGCCAGTTTTCTATCACCATGGCCAGCTCCATTGTGATTTCCGCCATCATTGCGTTGACGTTGACACCTGTGCTATGTGCCATGCTTTTGAAAAACAATCATGGTAAAGAGAAGAAGAGAAATCTACTGACAAAAGGGCTGGATAGTTTCAATAGCGGTTTTGATAAATTGACCGGGAAATATGTAAGCTTGCTTAGATCCATGGTAAGCAGAAGGTGGCTTACATTCGGGATCTTATTGCTCTTTGGAGCAGGTATTGTCTTCGAAAATCAAATTTTACCTGCAGGATTTATTCCTAGTGAGGATCAGGGAACCATCTATGCCATTATCCAAACACCTCCTGGCGCTACGCTGGAAAGAACCAATCAAGTTTCGCAGAAGCTGCAGAAAATATGTGAAGAGATAGATGGTGTAGAATCTGTTTCGTCTTTGGCGGGCTACGAAATCATGACTGAAGGCCGGGGATCCAATGCCGGTACTTGTTTGATCAACCTAAAACCATGGAGTGAACGAAAGCACAGCGTAAAAGAAATCATGGAGGAACTGGAGGAAGAATCCAAAGGTCTCGGCGCAGTGATAGAATTCTTCGAGCCGCCTGCAATTCCCGGATTTGGTTCATCAGGAGGATTCTCTATGCGGCTTTTAGACCAGACCACTACTACTGATTATCAAGAGTTTGACAAGATCAACAAACAATTTATGGATGACTTGGGCAAGCGAAAAGAGATCACCGGCTTGTTCACCTTCTTTGCAGCGAACTATCCCCAATACGAACTGGAAATCGATAACGACAAGGCAATGCAGAAGGGTGTATCCATAGGAAAAGCGATGGAAAACCTGAACATCCTTATCGGTAGTACTTACGAGCAGGGGTTTATCCGATTTGGCAGATTCTTCAAAGTTTACGTTCAGTCAGACCCTGCATTTAGGAGACTTCCCTCCGATGTCTTGAATCTGTTTGTGAAAAATGAAGCAGGCGAAATGGTTCCTTACTCAGCATTCATGACCATGAAGAAAACCCAGGGGCCGAATGAAGTTACCCGCTTCAACATGTACAATTCTTCATCCATTCGTGGACTTCCGGCACCGGGATTTACAACTGCCGATGCAATCCAAGCGATCAGAGAAGTATCTGCCCAGACGCTTCCAA from Algoriphagus sp. NG3 encodes the following:
- a CDS encoding efflux RND transporter permease subunit → MFTTFIKRPVFAIVISIMIVFIGSLAIKQLPISQFPQIAPTTVSIFIAYPGSSADVLVKSTLITLENSINGVEGMRYMATDATSAGEATLNIIFEPGTDPNQAVIRVKTRVDQVMPLLPELVQREGVVITPIQPSMLMYVNLYSTSENMDEKFLYNYANVNMIPEINRIKGVARSQILGSRTYAMRVWLNPDRMRAYNISVEEVMEAMQEQSIVGRPGRIGQSSGIEAQSLEYVLTYKGWFSKPEEYDNIIIRANAEGESIKLKDIAKTELGSEFFDIYSNLDGHPSAAIVLKQNYGSNASDVIEEVKAELEIMKASFPPGMDYKISYDVSRFLDASTEQVIHTLRDAFILVALVVFIFLGDWRSTLIPIIAVPVSLIGAFFVLQMFGLSINIITLFALVLAIGIVVDDAIVVVEAVHAKMEEFPHLTPYQAVKRVLGEISGAIIAITAVMVSVFLPISFMSGPVGTFYRQFSITMASSIVISAIIALTLTPVLCAMLLKNNHGKEKKRNLLTKGLDSFNSGFDKLTGKYVSLLRSMVSRRWLTFGILLLFGAGIVFENQILPAGFIPSEDQGTIYAIIQTPPGATLERTNQVSQKLQKICEEIDGVESVSSLAGYEIMTEGRGSNAGTCLINLKPWSERKHSVKEIMEELEEESKGLGAVIEFFEPPAIPGFGSSGGFSMRLLDQTTTTDYQEFDKINKQFMDDLGKRKEITGLFTFFAANYPQYELEIDNDKAMQKGVSIGKAMENLNILIGSTYEQGFIRFGRFFKVYVQSDPAFRRLPSDVLNLFVKNEAGEMVPYSAFMTMKKTQGPNEVTRFNMYNSSSIRGLPAPGFTTADAIQAIREVSAQTLPKGYDIAWEGLSYDESNRGNEALYVFLIVLVFVYFVLAAQYESFIIPLAVVFSLPAGVFGSFFLLKLMGLDNDIYAQIGLIMLVGLLGKNAVLIVEFAVQKRQEGLSIFEAAIEGAKVRFRPILMTSFAFIAGLIPLILASGAGAIGNHTIGASALGGMLFGTVFGVIIVPGLYFIFGSLADGRHLIKNQDESPLSEPKHPSHA